Below is a window of Paremcibacter congregatus DNA.
CGACAAAAAATGCAAATAGACCAGCTTTACAAGGGAGATAGCTCCACGATATCCGGGGCCCATAGATTATTTTCGCGCCATTTATACTTTCATAACCAATTTTTACTAAACTGCGCGCGGGATCAGGATATCACGGCAAGCTCAATATCTCGTGCCGATAAAAAGATATCTCATAAAAACAAACAGACCACAGGTCATGACGGGCTAAAGAAAAAATGAGCAGAAATTTGCAGGCAAAACCATCCCCCGGACAGAAACAGAACCGGCATGCCGCCTCCCCTGTCTTTCCAGGTCATCTTCTTGATCACCTGGCGTGCGGTATTATTGTCATTGACGCCCAGCAAAACATCCTGACCCTTAATCAGTGGATGGTCAACCACAGCATGCTCTGCCCCGAAACCGCAGTGGGACAGAATTTTCTCGACCTTTTCCCCGACATGAAAAATACCCAGCTGGACAAGTCTATTGAAGCGGCCCTGCGGTATGACATCAAATCCGTGCTCACCCCGGACATCAATCTTACGCCCCTGCCCTTGTTTGAACATCATCCGTCCAATACCCCGCAAAACAACAGCAAGACCAGCTTGAGGCACGCGATCAATATTTCGCCGGTGGCACAACCGGACCAGACCACAGCCTGCCTTATACAGATCACCAAGGTTGCCAACAGCAGCCTTAAAGACAGTCTGTTTTTCGAACAATCCCTGCGTATGATGGATGAGACGGAAGCCCTGCGCCAGTCACAACGCAGCGCCGAACAGGCCAACAAGGCCAAATCGGAATTTCTTGCACTGATGTCCCATGAACTCCGTACGCCGCTCAACGCCATTATCGGTTTCGCCGACATCCTGAAAAACGAGCTGCTCGGCCCCCATGCCATCACCCAGTATAAAGACTATTCCCACGACATCAGCGAAGCGGGCAACCATCTGCTCAACCTGATTAACGACATTCTTGATATCAGCAAGATCGATGCCGGGAAATATGCCCTGAATGAGGAAATTGTCGATGTCCACGAAGTCGTCCGCAATACCCGCAGCCTGATCCGCAACCAGATCAGTGATAACGGCCAGACCCTGACGATACATTATGAGGACGACCTGCCCGATCTTAAAGTAGACGGCCGCAGTCTCAAACAAATGGTTCTCAATCTGCTGTCCAACGCCATCAAATTCACCCCCGATGGCGGCACAATTGATATGAAAGTCAAACTCAACAAGAACCGCGACATGGTGTTTTCCGTGGTCGACAACGGGATCGGCATCGCTCCCCATGAAATCCCCCAGCTGTTGCAGCCATTCACTCAGTCGGAGTCCAACATGACCCGGGAATGCCAGGGAACCGGCCTCGGTCTGTCC
It encodes the following:
- a CDS encoding sensor histidine kinase, with product MSRNLQAKPSPGQKQNRHAASPVFPGHLLDHLACGIIVIDAQQNILTLNQWMVNHSMLCPETAVGQNFLDLFPDMKNTQLDKSIEAALRYDIKSVLTPDINLTPLPLFEHHPSNTPQNNSKTSLRHAINISPVAQPDQTTACLIQITKVANSSLKDSLFFEQSLRMMDETEALRQSQRSAEQANKAKSEFLALMSHELRTPLNAIIGFADILKNELLGPHAITQYKDYSHDISEAGNHLLNLINDILDISKIDAGKYALNEEIVDVHEVVRNTRSLIRNQISDNGQTLTIHYEDDLPDLKVDGRSLKQMVLNLLSNAIKFTPDGGTIDMKVKLNKNRDMVFSVVDNGIGIAPHEIPQLLQPFTQSESNMTRECQGTGLGLSLVKKMVELHGGTLHLASELGNGTTVTLTFPAERVIAV